The Anopheles merus strain MAF chromosome 2L, AmerM5.1, whole genome shotgun sequence genome has a segment encoding these proteins:
- the LOC121591684 gene encoding protein ERGIC-53, protein MFPKGLTCSGSAASVLLIGLLVALGTNLERVSGDAGLVHRRFEYKYSFKPPYLAQKDGTVPFWEYGGHAIASSENVRIAPSLRSQKGAIWTKQKTNFDWWEVEIVFRVSGRGRIGADGLAFWYTAEKGSYLGDVFGSSDQWVGLGIFFDSFDNDNKHNNPYISAVLNDGTRQFDHQNDGSTQLLSGCLRDFRNKPFPTRAKIEYYNNILTVLFHNGMTNNDQNYEMCFRAENVVLPKTGYFGLSAATGGLADDHDVFHFLTTSLHIPGQFKEEPAPGEDAAKLTQEYQDYQKKLELQKEEYRKEHPDEQKDDLDSLFEDFNERELRQIWEAQTNTFEQLRTLSSKLDEVIGRQERTLGLLSVSAQAGGAAGGAPPPQIAVGGGAAGGSSIMRHEVDALLQNQNVMVQTVREIRSIIGEVHARTDSILSNQARAPTAQVQAGGYDVQSLMNEMRDGMNQVRQGVAGVAQRLQTHGAVPQAQGSVQCPTQNCLSLTAFLVATVVQLLVMLGYSMYRDSREAQAKKFY, encoded by the exons ATGTTTCCCAAAGGGTTGACGTGTAGCGGATCCGCGGCCTCTGTGCTGTTGATAGGGCTGCTGGTGGCCCTTGGCACCAACCTGGAACGAGTGAGTGGCGACGCGGGACTGGTGCACCGGCGATTCGAGTACAAATACTCCTTCAAACCTCCGTACCTGGCGCAGAAAGATGGCACGGTCCCGTTCTGGGAGTACGGCGGAC ATGCAATTGCCAGCTCGGAAAACGTGCGCATTGCACCGTCCCTGCGCAGCCAGAAGGGAGCCATTTGGACGAAGCAGAAGACTAACTTTGACTGGTGGGAAGTCGAGATCGTGTTCCGAGTGTCCGGCCGTGGCCGAATCGGTGCTGATGGTTTG GCCTTCTGGTACACCGCTGAGAAGGGAAGCTATCTAGGCGATGTGTTCGGTTCGTCTGACCAGTGGGTCGGTTTGGGCATCTTCTTCGACTCGTTCGATAACGACAATAAACACAACAATCCCTACATTTCGGCCGTGCTAAACGACGGCACGCGGCAGTTTGACCATCAAAA TGATGGCTCGACTCAGCTCCTGTCTGGATGTTTGCGCGATTTCCGAAACAAACCCTTCCCAACACGCGCAAAGATCGAATACTACAACAACATTCTGACCGTCCTGTTCCACAACGGCATGACCAACAACGATCAAAACTACGAGATGTGCTTCCGGGCGGAGAATGTGGTGCTACCGAAGACGGGCTACTTTGGCCTTTCGGCGGCGACCGGTGGCCTGGCGGACGATCACGACGTGTTCCACTTCCTCACCACCTCGCTCCACATCCCCGGCCAGTTCAAGGAGGAACCGGCGCCGGGCGAGGATGCGGCCAAGCTCACGCAAGAGTACCAGGACTACCAGAAGAAGCTCGAGCTACAGAAAGAAGAGTACCGCAAGGAGCATCCGGACGAGCAGAAGGACGACCTGGACAGCCTGTTCGAGGACTTTAACGAGCGCGAGCTGCGCCAAATCTGGGAAGCGCAGACCAACACGTTCGAACAGCTGCGTACGCTCAGCTCCAAGCTGGACGAGGTGATTGGGCGCCAGGAGCGCACGCTCGGTTTGCTGTCGGTCTCGGCCCAGGCGGGTGGAGCGGCCGGTGGGGCACCTCCGCCACAAATTgccgttggtggtggtgcggccGGTGGCAGTTCGATCATGCGGCACGAGGTGGACGCGCTGCTGCAAAATCAGAACGTAATGGTGCAAACGGTGCGCGAAATCCGATCGATCATTGGTGAGGTGCACGCACGAACGGACAGTATCCTGAGCAATCAGGCACGGGCACCAACGGCACAGGTGCAGGCGGGCGGGTACGATGTGCAAAGCTTGATGAACGAGATGCGCGACGGCATGAACCAGGTCCGGCAAGGTGTGGCGGGTGTTGCCCAAAG GCTACAAACGCACGGTGCCGTACCGCAGGCGCAAGGATCGGTACAGTGTCCGACGCAGAACTGTCTCAGCTTGACGGCATTCCTGGTGGCAACAGTGGTGCAGCTGCTCGTGATGCTAGGTTACAGTATGTATAG GGATAGCCGAGAGGCACAGGCGAAAAAGTTTTATTAG